One genomic window of Punica granatum isolate Tunisia-2019 chromosome 1, ASM765513v2, whole genome shotgun sequence includes the following:
- the LOC116204285 gene encoding uncharacterized protein LOC116204285: MYFDGAVNSTGSGIGAILIFPDGRYYSVAAKVNFSCTNNVAEYEACILGLQAAIDFKVKELEVFGDFMLTIFQTLGQWKIKDAKLVPYDEYLEGLAENFEKISFTYTSRMKNQFADALATFASMVSITKKNLAEPLEIEITKGTAHCDVIEATDAKPWYEDIKNFLQTGQYPPFVDRRDWKTLR, encoded by the coding sequence atgtatttcgacggtgcagtcaattctACCGGATCCGGTATAGGCGCAATACTGATATTCCCTGACGGACGCTATTATTCGGTGGCCGCGAAGGTCAACTTCTCCTGCACCAATAACGTGGCCGAGTATGAGGCATGCATTCTTGGTCTACAAGCGGCAATcgatttcaaggtgaaggagctaGAAGTATTTGGTGACttcatgctcacaatcttccagacgTTGGGACAATGGAAGATAAAGGATGCAAAGCTGGTACCATACGACGAGTATCTCGAGGGgttagcggagaacttcgaAAAGATCTCGTTTACTTATACatcacgcatgaagaaccaattTGCAGACGCACTCGCGACGTTCgcttccatggtgagcatcacgaagaAAAACCTTgccgagcccctcgagatcgAGATCACCAAAGGAACCGCCCACTGTGACGTGATTGAGGCAACCGATGCGAaaccgtggtacgaagacattaagAACTTCCTGCAAACTGGCCAATATCCTCCATTCGTCGATCGTCGTGACTGGAAGACGCTCAGGTGA